The DNA region CCCGATCTCGCAGATATTTCGATTCCAGCAAATGATGACGCTATAGCTTCAATTCGATTAATTCTTAACAAATTAGTAGTCGCAATTTGTGAGGGTTGTTCTAGCTATATACGAAATCCTTGattaataataagataaataaattattttttggaacTACATAGATCTATGGAATCGGTTACTATATCCTGAATCGCacaaaagagataaaaaaactGTGAATATTGTGTGATTCGTTTCGTCGGTGtcaaaaatatagaatttgagTAGGCAagagaagattgaatcaaaataattcctttttttattttttaagtaaagttCTATTTCTGTCAGAGGGCAATATGAATGGTATATCAAACGCACTAAACGGGTTATACGATATCTCTGGTGTGGAAGTAGGCCAACATTTCTATTGGCAAATAGCAGGTTTCCAAGTCCATGCCCAAGTACTTATTACTTCTTGGGTTGTAATTGCTATCTTATTAGGTTCCGCCGTTATCGCTGTTCGGAATCCACAAACCATTCCAACCGCCGGTCAAAATTTCTTCGAATATGTTCTTGAATTCATTCGAGACGTAAGCAAAACTCAGATTGGAGAAGAATATGGTCCATGGGTTCCCTTTATTGGAACtatgtttctatttatttttgtttctaacTGGTCGGGTGCTCTGTTACCTTGGAAAATCATACAATTACCTCATGGAGAGTTAGCCGCACCTACGAATGATATAAATACTACTGTTGCTTTAGCTTTACTCACGTCAGTAGCATATTTCTATGCGGGTCTTTCAAAAAAAGGATTGGGGTATTTCAGTAAATACATTCAACCCACTCCAATTCTTTTACCTATTAACATTTTAGAGGATTTCACAAAACCCTTATCACTTAGTTTTCGACTTTTCGGGAATATATTAGCTGATGAATTAGTAGTTGTTGTTCTTGTTTCTTTAGTACCTTCAGTCGTCCCTATACCTGTCATGTTCCTTGGATTATTTACAAGTGGGATTCAAGCTCTTATTTTTGCAACTTTAGCTGCGGCTTATATAGGCGAATCCATGGAGGGTCATCATTGACtagttttttttgaaatagtCTAGCCCTTTTCTTTTTAGCTTAGCTTGGTCCAATCAATGTATGCGCAACTCAAGATAATCTACTTACTTAGGGACCATAAATATACAAATACGACGATCTAGAGTAATAACAAAAAGATTACGATATTAGAGAATTgtaataaaaaaggaaagagatcTAATTGAAAAGATCTTTTCCTAAAATTCTAGGTTGGTCcattttttattacttatatttatatcatatttaccTTCAATCAATATTATCTTTATCTTgatattgttttgtttattcaatttcaatattatgaGTCCTAATTCGAATAGGAATTCTTATGGTATCAATTTAGGGTCTATGATTTTTAAAAGCTGTTCTTTATATAGAATGATTCCCATTTCAGTCGATttcttcattcaattcaatgattgaccaaaagaaattttttcataaataataaaataaattgcatgAACTTAGCTCAATCAAATACTGATATTGATGTTTTATTTGTATGCAATGATTTGGTCTAATGAATTCGTCCATTTAGATTGTATCCATGTGAGATAatgctaaataaaaaataaaaggaagagaCGAATTTACATTACAAAAAacgatataaaaaaaaaaatgattaggaaaaaaaaaggggggggggggtaaAATTAGGTATATGGAATCTAATGGCTATAAGACAGCTCTTGTCTATCCTTTGAGGAAGAATTCTAGAATCCAATTGAATCTAAGACATGAATAGTTGGTTTACGTTATGTAAGAAACACATGTATATGGGATATTAGATATTGACTAGTTatataccaactcaaaataTATCTAATCCAACCTACTACTGTGGATTTAGATAGGTATTCCAATAGAAGAATAGAAGTTCCTCTGTTTCGTCTTTGACTATGAATTGAACGaataaagagataaataaaataaagacaaaaacGAAGAATTCAAAGCAAAGAATGGGTtggaaaaaagaaagggaagaaCAAAGTATGTGCGGATTCAAAAAAATCTAGCGGATAGGACCTAAAAAAAAGATGTCGAAATAGTTCTGACGGTTCAATAATCTTCTCACTTCCATTCGGAGTTCTTAGTTACTTCGGCAGGTTGAATCTTAGCGATggaataatataattaagtCAAAATTCATTGGATGATTGTATCATTaaccatttctttattttggtgCGAGGAACTTATCATGAATCCACTGATTTCTGCCGCTTCCGTTATTGCTGCTGGGTTGGCTGTCGGGCTTGCTTCTATTGGACCTGGAGTTGGTCAAGGTACTGCTGCGGGCCAAGCTGTAGAAGGTATCATGAGACAACCCGAGGCAGAGGAAAAATACGAGTACTTTATTGCTTAGTTTGGCTTTTATGGAAGCTTTAACAATTTATGGGCTGGTTGTAGCATTGGCACTCTTATTTGCGAATCCTTTGTTTAATCCTATAAACAtgagaattttgtattttttcttattttatggcTTGGGACTTACTCCTCGCTTTTTCGAATTCTATCAAGATTTCACCCCTACAATTAATTATTCGTTGGGACAATAATCCATGGGAAGGATTAATTTGAGGATGAGGAATTATCACACCGACTCGCTTTCTTCCTTCCCCTTCTTAGTTCAAGAGAACCccttatttcttaatttcttgtttacttatttcttatttattgtttaaaggTGTTGCAACAAATGAGGTATTTTGCCATTGACATGAAACCTGCCCCtaattctaataaaattattattattggaattttcaattgaaaaaaaaaaaatacatttctaGCTAACTAGATAAATAGAATCTATTTTTGACTCCGTTTATACATAGgtaaatgaaaattcataatcataataatgaataattttataataaatttaataatttattaaaacaaaaaaagaaatacatagaattagaataattagaataatataaatagaataGAATAAATGGAAAAGGAGTCAAAGCGatataatacaaaaagaaagaaccgagttctttttttttagtctatctaaaataaaataggagaTCATATGAAAAATGTAACCGATTCTTTCGTTTCCTTGGGTCACTGGCCATCCGCCGGGAGTTTCGGGGTTAATACCGATATTTTAGCAACAAATCCAATAAATCTAAGTGTAGTCCTTGGTGTATTGATCTTTTTTGGAAAGGGAGTGTGTGCGAGTTGTTTATTTCAAGAATAGGCTGGATTCACCCAGTTGtactttttttcattataaCTAGGAAAGAAAAGAGTGCATGATCCCGCGAATTACTtctgaataaatttttaaaatcatattatagAACCATAGCATTTCGTGATTCATTGGTACATCGACTTTGATTCTCTATTAACCAATAATCTGGGACCATTAACATGGTTAAGGCCAAACCCGTTTGAAGTTCAGATGCAGCAGGGTACTCTTTCTACTACTATGTTACTAAATAcagaaatattttcaaaacaaaaatgttttttCGATATAAAACACTCATGTCGATAAAACGATTTGAGCCCCTTTTTCCAATGCTGAATCGATGACCTATGTATAAAGGGAGAAGAATTCtttgaatttgaagaaaaaaaagaaacaactttGCTG from Gossypium raimondii isolate GPD5lz unplaced genomic scaffold, ASM2569854v1 Contig00038, whole genome shotgun sequence includes:
- the LOC128036803 gene encoding ATP synthase subunit a, chloroplastic, which translates into the protein MNGISNALNGLYDISGVEVGQHFYWQIAGFQVHAQVLITSWVVIAILLGSAVIAVRNPQTIPTAGQNFFEYVLEFIRDVSKTQIGEEYGPWVPFIGTMFLFIFVSNWSGALLPWKIIQLPHGELAAPTNDINTTVALALLTSVAYFYAGLSKKGLGYFSKYIQPTPILLPINILEDFTKPLSLSFRLFGNILADELVVVVLVSLVPSVVPIPVMFLGLFTSGIQALIFATLAAAYIGESMEGHH